In a genomic window of Maricaulis maris MCS10:
- a CDS encoding DUF2336 domain-containing protein — MSVVALRNRLTNDDIRRLVKGENDETRAMAARKICRRMDSASLTDAERKAAQDILAVIARDATELVRRALAITLRQSPNLPREIARKLALDVDSVATPVLESSPVLTDEDLLSVLQDAETVKRCAIAGRAKVAPIIVHELLDSRDEAAVSIAAANDGAEFDEAAYQRAFTEFCESSGVMDSFVARSHLPLDVTERLIAHVSDVALNRLVKSHALPPQLAVELSEGARERATLDLVDQAGLAHDPKHFVQQLRLNSRLTPSLILRALLRGHIAFVEHAFAELAGVTHSRAWLLVHDSGPLGLRAVYDRTGMPSRLYPAVRAALDVYHGMEVPQDEVGRAQFRRVLAERAITRFQGIPEEDLDYVLSRFDDDAAPEKIAS; from the coding sequence ATGAGTGTTGTTGCCCTTAGAAACCGTCTGACCAATGATGATATCCGCCGTCTGGTAAAAGGTGAGAACGACGAGACGCGTGCCATGGCGGCCCGCAAGATTTGCCGCCGCATGGATTCGGCCTCGCTTACCGACGCGGAACGCAAGGCGGCCCAAGATATCCTGGCCGTTATTGCCCGCGATGCCACCGAACTGGTTCGCCGGGCCCTGGCCATCACCCTTCGCCAGTCCCCCAATCTTCCCCGCGAGATCGCCCGCAAGCTGGCGCTGGACGTCGACAGTGTGGCTACGCCGGTACTCGAATCCTCGCCGGTCCTGACGGATGAAGACCTGCTTTCCGTGCTGCAGGATGCTGAAACGGTCAAACGCTGTGCGATTGCCGGTCGGGCCAAGGTCGCGCCGATCATCGTGCACGAATTGCTCGACAGCCGTGACGAAGCCGCGGTGTCAATCGCAGCGGCGAATGATGGCGCCGAGTTTGACGAGGCAGCCTACCAGCGCGCCTTCACCGAGTTCTGCGAGAGCAGCGGCGTTATGGACTCCTTCGTGGCTCGTTCGCACCTGCCATTGGACGTGACTGAGCGTCTGATCGCGCATGTCAGTGATGTGGCCCTCAACCGCCTGGTCAAGTCGCATGCCCTGCCGCCGCAGCTGGCCGTCGAACTGTCCGAAGGCGCCCGGGAGCGGGCGACGCTGGACCTCGTTGACCAGGCCGGGCTGGCACACGATCCCAAACATTTCGTTCAGCAATTACGTCTCAACAGCCGTCTGACACCGTCGCTGATCCTGCGGGCCTTGTTGCGTGGGCATATTGCCTTCGTCGAGCATGCCTTTGCGGAACTGGCCGGGGTGACGCATTCGCGAGCGTGGCTGCTGGTTCATGATTCCGGACCCTTGGGTCTGCGAGCGGTCTACGACCGGACCGGCATGCCATCGCGTCTTTATCCGGCCGTCCGTGCGGCGCTGGACGTCTATCACGGTATGGAAGTGCCGCAGGATGAGGTTGGTCGTGCGCAATTCCGCCGCGTACTGGCCGAGCGCGCGATCACCCGCTTCCAGGGCATTCCGGAAGAGGATCTGGACTATGTTCTCAGCCGCTTCGATGACGATGCCGCTCCGGAAAAAATTGCCAGCTAG
- a CDS encoding DUF6491 family protein: MKRSTTRLALASLLAGCMTIAAAAPTLSQQDSAPAASPEAEPTDLVAPDGPVRLRGLNGYAVLDRQHLVLRAGASRRYLVTLKRRCFGLRSSTGIGLSLRSHTTIHNPHFEYIQTEQGRCYFDTIEEVESNDAARALIAARAEAAAEADAADTESR; the protein is encoded by the coding sequence ATGAAACGCTCCACAACCCGTCTAGCCCTGGCCAGCCTTTTGGCCGGCTGCATGACGATCGCCGCCGCCGCGCCGACCCTGTCGCAGCAGGACAGCGCCCCGGCAGCGAGCCCCGAGGCAGAGCCGACTGACCTTGTTGCGCCCGACGGCCCGGTCCGCCTGCGCGGCCTCAATGGTTATGCCGTGCTCGACCGCCAGCACCTGGTCCTGCGGGCCGGCGCCAGCCGCCGCTACCTGGTGACCCTGAAGCGCCGCTGTTTCGGCCTGCGCTCGAGCACAGGCATCGGTCTCAGCCTTCGCTCCCACACCACCATCCACAATCCGCACTTCGAATACATCCAGACCGAACAGGGGCGCTGTTATTTCGACACCATCGAGGAAGTCGAGAGCAATGACGCGGCCCGCGCCCTGATCGCAGCCCGGGCGGAGGCTGCGGCTGAGGCTGATGCTGCGGACACCGAGTCTCGATAA
- a CDS encoding zinc-dependent alcohol dehydrogenase family protein, translating into MKAMILNSYGEDAPFEATELARPEPTPGQVLVRLAATSVNTVDTMIRQLGQEKLPLAPDLPARLGMDFAGTIEAVGDGVDAFAVGDEIYGCAGGLAGLPGALAEFMLADARLIARKPERLSMREAAALPLVGITAMEGLQRAGTRAGQTVLVHGGTGGVGHLAVQIARHLGATVCATGGGDAQLDIIKGYGATPINYRTETVADYVAAQTGGVGFDVVFDTVGGANMTNSFEAAALNGQVSSTVSLLELDLSPVHFKGLSLHVVFMLIPMLHDVRRETHGAILTELARLVDAGAVTPLLDDSRFTLDQVGEAHARLTSGDAIGKVVIDII; encoded by the coding sequence ATGAAAGCCATGATCCTCAATTCCTACGGCGAAGACGCCCCGTTCGAAGCCACCGAACTGGCCCGCCCCGAGCCGACACCGGGCCAGGTCCTGGTCCGCCTCGCTGCCACCAGCGTCAACACGGTCGACACAATGATCCGTCAGCTCGGTCAGGAAAAGCTGCCGCTGGCGCCTGACCTGCCGGCACGGCTCGGCATGGACTTCGCCGGCACAATCGAGGCGGTGGGTGACGGCGTCGACGCATTTGCCGTCGGCGATGAGATCTATGGGTGCGCTGGCGGGCTTGCAGGCCTGCCCGGCGCGCTGGCCGAATTCATGCTGGCGGATGCCCGCCTGATCGCACGCAAGCCGGAACGCCTGTCGATGCGCGAGGCGGCGGCCCTGCCGCTGGTTGGCATCACTGCCATGGAAGGCCTGCAACGCGCCGGCACCCGGGCTGGTCAGACCGTGCTCGTACATGGCGGCACCGGCGGTGTCGGCCATCTCGCGGTCCAGATCGCCCGCCATCTCGGCGCAACGGTCTGCGCCACCGGCGGCGGCGATGCCCAGCTCGATATCATCAAGGGCTACGGCGCCACGCCGATCAATTACCGCACCGAGACTGTCGCCGACTATGTCGCCGCGCAAACCGGTGGTGTCGGCTTCGATGTCGTGTTCGACACCGTCGGCGGGGCCAACATGACCAACTCCTTCGAAGCCGCGGCCCTGAACGGCCAGGTGTCGTCCACGGTCTCGCTGCTCGAGCTCGACCTCTCCCCGGTGCATTTCAAGGGACTGTCCCTGCATGTCGTCTTCATGCTCATCCCGATGCTGCATGATGTCCGACGCGAGACCCATGGTGCCATCCTCACCGAGCTGGCCCGCCTGGTCGATGCCGGCGCTGTCACCCCGCTGCTCGACGACAGCCGCTTCACCCTCGACCAGGTTGGCGAGGCCCATGCCCGCCTG
- a CDS encoding SDR family NAD(P)-dependent oxidoreductase gives MSKTILITGATDGLGLATARELAGLGHRVLVHGRNADKLDAARQELQGIDGGGPVETFQADLSELEGVDELVTRLTNRKGRLDVVINNAGVFRLPGDTLNRAGIDLRFFVNMIAPYRLTRLLLPLMPADGRVINLSSAAQAAVDLDAVIGRVRLEDGEAYAQSKLGLTMWSAWLAGLVGRNGPAILAVNPGSFLQTKMVRDAYGVAGNSIEIGVDVLVRAALDDRFERATGRYFDNDQGRFAAPHADAMDDDKQARLVDLLNAVLARLGGNTDLADTPSAPVN, from the coding sequence ATGTCAAAAACGATCCTGATTACCGGCGCGACAGACGGGCTAGGCTTGGCGACTGCGCGTGAGCTGGCAGGCCTGGGGCACCGGGTTTTGGTCCATGGACGGAACGCAGACAAGCTGGACGCCGCGCGCCAGGAGCTGCAAGGCATCGACGGCGGCGGTCCGGTCGAGACCTTTCAGGCCGACCTCTCGGAGCTTGAAGGTGTCGATGAGTTGGTGACCCGGCTGACCAACCGAAAAGGCAGGCTGGATGTTGTGATCAACAATGCCGGCGTGTTTCGCCTGCCGGGAGATACGCTAAACCGGGCAGGGATAGATCTTCGATTTTTCGTCAACATGATCGCCCCCTACCGGTTGACGCGGCTCTTGCTGCCCCTGATGCCGGCTGATGGCAGGGTCATCAATCTGAGCTCGGCAGCTCAGGCAGCCGTTGATCTTGATGCGGTGATCGGGCGGGTCCGTCTGGAGGATGGCGAGGCCTATGCCCAGAGCAAGCTCGGCCTGACCATGTGGTCGGCCTGGCTGGCCGGGTTGGTTGGCCGGAACGGTCCGGCCATTCTTGCGGTCAATCCGGGCTCCTTCCTGCAAACCAAAATGGTCCGGGACGCGTATGGCGTCGCTGGCAACAGCATCGAGATCGGTGTGGATGTGCTCGTACGTGCCGCGTTGGACGACAGGTTTGAACGCGCAACGGGGCGGTATTTCGACAATGATCAAGGCCGGTTTGCGGCCCCCCATGCCGACGCCATGGACGACGACAAGCAGGCCCGCCTTGTTGACCTGTTGAACGCCGTCCTGGCGCGGCTTGGCGGCAATACTGATCTGGCGGATACGCCAAGCGCTCCGGTAAACTGA
- a CDS encoding LysR family transcriptional regulator, whose product MDTNGVRLFVLAADLLNISAAGRQLGLAPAVASARLAKLEHQIGADLLHRSTRKVSLSLEGMEFLPFAREILAQEDAANAALGNGRMDVSGTLRFAASSTFVQLHIAPILPEFLDRHPLLHLDLKLSDTQMDLIEGGFDLALRNYAIRDSSLRARKLADDQRILCASPDYLARHGTPTSAADLVDHQLIGFSNGPPRTLSTKAGEPSGSFPPVGSKPRIICDDGASMRLAARAGAGIAMSSVWSLYQDIQEGSLVRVLPDYEIDDGSAIWLVYPKSNVLTAKVRVFIDYLAEKIGKSPDWERLGTIGPAT is encoded by the coding sequence ATGGATACCAATGGCGTTCGCCTGTTTGTCCTTGCCGCTGACCTGCTCAATATCAGCGCCGCCGGTCGCCAACTCGGCTTGGCGCCGGCTGTGGCCAGCGCCCGGCTGGCGAAACTCGAGCACCAGATCGGGGCGGACCTGCTCCACAGATCAACCCGCAAGGTTTCCCTATCGCTGGAGGGGATGGAATTCCTGCCCTTCGCCCGTGAAATCCTGGCCCAGGAAGACGCGGCCAATGCGGCGCTGGGCAATGGCCGGATGGATGTGTCGGGAACCTTGCGATTCGCCGCCTCCAGCACATTCGTGCAGTTGCACATCGCGCCCATCCTGCCGGAATTCCTCGACCGACACCCGCTCCTCCACCTCGACCTGAAACTGTCAGACACGCAAATGGATCTGATCGAAGGCGGTTTCGACCTGGCGCTTCGGAACTATGCCATCAGGGACAGCTCGCTGCGCGCCCGCAAACTGGCCGACGACCAGCGCATCCTTTGCGCGTCCCCGGATTATCTGGCCCGACACGGAACGCCGACCAGTGCCGCGGACCTGGTCGATCACCAGCTGATCGGATTTTCCAACGGGCCTCCCCGCACCCTGTCGACAAAGGCTGGCGAGCCTTCGGGAAGCTTCCCGCCGGTCGGATCCAAACCACGGATCATCTGTGATGACGGGGCCAGCATGCGCCTGGCGGCACGGGCTGGCGCGGGTATCGCAATGAGCTCGGTGTGGAGCCTGTACCAGGATATACAGGAAGGCTCGCTGGTCCGGGTCCTGCCCGATTATGAGATTGATGATGGGTCGGCTATCTGGCTGGTTTACCCGAAATCCAATGTCCTGACCGCCAAGGTTCGGGTTTTCATTGATTATCTTGCGGAAAAAATAGGGAAATCGCCGGATTGGGAACGCCTCGGCACGATCGGTCCCGCGACCTGA